The DNA window GTTGAACATATCGGTGAGCAAACGATTGTCTTTGGGGTGGTTTTCGGCAGCAAAGGCATAAAATCTTAAGTAGGTAGGGCGCAACTTGTTCCAATATTTTTCCTTTTCGGCTTCACTCATGGCCGGGAAATATTTTTTTATAAATGTGGCTGATCTCTTGAGTACTTCACGGTAAAGCCCTGCTGCCTGCGAAATATTGCCCATGCGCCAATGAAGTATTGCCAGGTCTTCCTGCGATTCGGCGTAGGCCGGATGCTGATTGCTCAGCAAAGTTTCGCGTACTACCAATGCTTCTCGCAATAAAGGTTTTGCCTGATTATATTTTTCTTGTGCCCGATAAAAATTCCCCAGGTTACTTATAGTAGCGGCGTAGCCAGGGTGTTTTTTGCCAAACTTTTTTTCATATATTTTTTGCGCTTGTTTAAGCAACTGCTCTACCTCGTTGTCTTTGCCCATTTCTACATACAAAGCCGCCAGGTTGTTGAGCATATAAGCATAGTCGGGGTGGTTTTTTTTCCATTGGCGTTGCTTGCGCTTAATGGCCTTTTTGTAAATAGCTTCCGCCTCTTCGTAGCGTTTCATGTCTTGAAACAACAAGGCTTGATTGACCAAAAATCGTTGATACAAGGTAGAACCCTCCCGCATAGACTTACCAGAGGTCGTAATGGCTTCATTTAGTAGTTTTTCGGCTTGGGCATAACGTCCAATGGTTTGATATAATATCGCCTTATTGTTCGTCATGATGGCATAAGGCGTACTATTCTTCCCTTCGTTTTTGCTTACAATACCCATTGCCTGGTCTATCAGGTGTTCGGCTTCTGCATACCTTCCCAGGTCTTTCAACAACATTGCCCGGTTGTTCAATGCTGAAGCATACGCCGAATGTGTTTTGCCATATTGTTTGGCGTTCAACTCTACCATACGGGTGGTATACTCATCTGCTTCGTTAAAGCGCCCGGTCGTATGGTACAACAACGAAATATTACTCAATAATTTGTTATAGCGTTCATCGTTGGTTTTACCATGTTTATCATATATTTTTTTTGCCTTGGTAAAAGCATCCTCCGCAATTTTAAACTTGTTGCTTGAAAAAGCCATTTGCCCTATTTCAGTCAACGCTTCGGGTTTTTGGCCGTTCGCCCGGATCATTTCTTTGCTGTTAGCCCTCATTTCCCGAGCTTTTTCCAAACCCGTTTTATTTTCATCTTTTGCCAGTCGCTTGAGGTCTTTTAAGCTCATTTGCTTAAGGTTATCCCTGAGCTTTACCATATTGTTGCTCAATCGCTGATAGCGGGCAAACCGTTGTTTGTCTTCATAAAAACCTGCATTGTCGGTAAAAGCAATGGCATAACTAAAACTTTCTTTATCAAAATCTTTTTTTAGTTTTTTAAGGCGCTTTTCCCAGTTGGTGCGCAACTTTCTGGCAAGGTTGTTTTTTAGCTTGTCTTTGTTGACAAGTTTACCAATCTTGATCTGGCTTTGCGCCTGGTGCGAAATGAGCAATCCCCAACTTAGGATACTCGCTATGAAAGTAAATCTACAAAAATGTAAAAGGTTGTGCATGATTGTTTACAAATTAAGTTTTTGATCGGTTTATATAAACGTAATAGTAGGTAGAGGTTTGGTCATGAGTTGGCTGTTTTGTTGCCACTTGTCAGGTAACAGGCAAAATAAGCCGCTTCATTGTGATTAATCAAAAATAGTGAAAAATGGATGGAAAAACGCACGTGGCATATAATTTCAAAAGATAGAAGTGCGGTGTTGCTGATAAAGGTTAGCCTATTCTAAAGCACAAAAACTATTCAGTCAAGCATTTAGTATCAATACCATTGAATAGTTTGTGAGTTCAGATAAGCTATTGGCACTTGTTGCTTATCGCTAATAGCTTGTAGCTTTAATCTTTATAAGGGTCAAACACCTCAGCACCTGCCATAGCTACTCCAATTGGGTGCAGTTTGTGCAGTACTTTGATGGTATCGCCTTGGTAAGCAATTACATCCTCTAGTTTTTTATAGCATTCTGGGGCTTCATCGGCACCTGCCCCACGTAGCTCAATGCCCTTGTCTTTCATTCTTTGTTGTACTGCGCCAAAATTTACCACACCTGGTTTTACAATTGTTGGACGTTTTTTGCCTCTATCATCTCTAATCCATTTTTTCTTTCCGGCAGCTTGTGTTCGCGACATTACCCGCCCTGCCCCGTGCACTGTAGAATACAAGCCTTGCTTAGACTCAGCAGTGTCTACTCCTTCTACAATTACTGACGTATCGTACATATTGGCACCAATAAAACCACGTTGCCCCGGAAACGCAGGGGTACAACCTTTGCGTACTACCCAATATTTTTCTCCAAAATGTTCTTC is part of the Microscilla marina ATCC 23134 genome and encodes:
- a CDS encoding CHAT domain-containing protein; translated protein: MHNLLHFCRFTFIASILSWGLLISHQAQSQIKIGKLVNKDKLKNNLARKLRTNWEKRLKKLKKDFDKESFSYAIAFTDNAGFYEDKQRFARYQRLSNNMVKLRDNLKQMSLKDLKRLAKDENKTGLEKAREMRANSKEMIRANGQKPEALTEIGQMAFSSNKFKIAEDAFTKAKKIYDKHGKTNDERYNKLLSNISLLYHTTGRFNEADEYTTRMVELNAKQYGKTHSAYASALNNRAMLLKDLGRYAEAEHLIDQAMGIVSKNEGKNSTPYAIMTNNKAILYQTIGRYAQAEKLLNEAITTSGKSMREGSTLYQRFLVNQALLFQDMKRYEEAEAIYKKAIKRKQRQWKKNHPDYAYMLNNLAALYVEMGKDNEVEQLLKQAQKIYEKKFGKKHPGYAATISNLGNFYRAQEKYNQAKPLLREALVVRETLLSNQHPAYAESQEDLAILHWRMGNISQAAGLYREVLKRSATFIKKYFPAMSEAEKEKYWNKLRPTYLRFYAFAAENHPKDNRLLTDMFNYHLSTKAILLSNANKIRQRILGSGNQKLIGDYKYWLDVKEVLAKLYTYSQADLEAQDINLDSLEKAVNKMERDLSNRSKDFSGGVGDKAIGFSDVAKALANNEAVVEMVQFYQFKNNFTNIVYYAALVVTPQATSPKIVVLKNGDHLETRYLKYYRNTIKNKLQDRYSYKKYWSEIEPLLPKAKTVYISPDGVYNQINLNTLQKPNGKYLIEEQSFIVLTNSKDLIGLKKRKPLSTNRQAVLVGFPDYGSTGKIPALPGTKKEVITIEGLLKSSGYSTQKLMAKKASEESVKTISDKQPKILHIATHGFFLKDKDLSGNKLFGVEIEKAKENPLLRSGLMLADSEKAMDNSLKNKENQTNNNGILTAYEAMNMSLDKTELVVLSACETGLGDVKAGEGVYGLQRAFQVAGAQALIMSLWKVSDAATQQLMTLFYKNWLQLGDKAKAFKKAQLQLKATFKEPFYWGAFVLIGS